One stretch of Methanoregula sp. DNA includes these proteins:
- a CDS encoding DUF4405 domain-containing protein, with protein sequence MKRVTINALVDIGCLITFIPSLITGLVLYLVLPSGGGRGNSWSMYLGITRSQWVTMHDYTSFAFTALLIIHLLLHWKFFRHVGRNLKMDAREPDDCSS encoded by the coding sequence ATGAAACGCGTCACTATCAATGCACTTGTCGATATCGGTTGTCTGATCACGTTCATCCCATCGCTTATTACCGGACTGGTGCTATACCTTGTGCTTCCATCGGGAGGGGGGAGAGGAAACAGCTGGTCGATGTATCTTGGCATCACCCGCAGCCAGTGGGTCACGATGCATGACTATACGAGCTTTGCCTTTACCGCACTGCTCATCATCCACCTGCTCCTGCACTGGAAGTTTTTCCGGCATGTCGGCAGGAATCTCAAAATGGATGCCAGGGAACCGGACGATTGCTCATCGTGA
- a CDS encoding HEAT repeat domain-containing protein, with protein MVSKSKKKSKIPVHDTVKPARVDTAPSDIPSEKSVEQLIQQLKDPDEIVRSSAAGALGHRKSEKAVEPLILALKDPHVYVRHGAAWALGEIRSEKAIDALRQALNDEDEITRGKAAEALGKIQGN; from the coding sequence ATGGTCTCAAAAAGTAAAAAGAAGTCAAAGATACCGGTCCACGATACAGTCAAACCTGCCCGTGTGGATACCGCACCATCAGATATTCCCTCAGAAAAATCCGTTGAACAACTGATTCAGCAACTCAAAGATCCTGATGAAATTGTCCGTTCTTCCGCAGCCGGAGCACTTGGACACCGTAAATCGGAAAAGGCTGTTGAACCGCTTATTCTGGCTCTGAAAGATCCCCATGTCTATGTCCGGCACGGGGCTGCATGGGCGCTCGGTGAGATAAGATCAGAAAAGGCAATCGATGCACTCAGGCAGGCACTGAATGATGAGGATGAAATAACGCGGGGGAAAGCAGCCGAGGCGTTGGGAAAAATCCAAGGGAACTGA